Proteins from one Bradyrhizobium amphicarpaeae genomic window:
- a CDS encoding ABC transporter substrate-binding protein, which translates to MTERPSALAVDRRGFIRLAGATAAGWVALGATSDRVRIVASLTALPLDDELTRRSMIDSATSRLGGLIVGLRQRGWVEGVNFRLELRSSFGAPGRMKAAIQELLELKPDVILTGSTVETAAVLAATKTIPIVFATANDPVGNGFVQSLAHPGGNVTGFTSSTAEMGGKWLQLVREAVPDIARAGALYNPSTTPRAGRFFLDSIEQEATECGVSVIPVPIDAPADIDEAFRRFAEQPKGAMIALVDSFLVVNRQAVVAAAAKYRVPTIYPFHYFMDAGGLMSYGPTLEVRSADYVDLILRGTKAGDLPVQSPRKYELLINRTVARTLGLSIPFTLLARADEIRE; encoded by the coding sequence ATGACCGAACGGCCTTCCGCACTCGCGGTGGATCGCCGCGGCTTCATTCGGCTTGCGGGCGCAACCGCCGCAGGATGGGTCGCGCTCGGCGCAACGTCGGATCGCGTGCGGATCGTCGCATCGTTGACCGCATTGCCGCTCGACGACGAACTGACCCGAAGGAGCATGATCGACAGCGCGACATCCCGCCTCGGCGGCCTCATCGTCGGCTTGAGGCAGCGCGGCTGGGTCGAAGGCGTCAACTTCCGCCTCGAGCTCCGTTCGAGCTTCGGTGCACCGGGGCGGATGAAGGCGGCGATTCAGGAATTGCTGGAGCTCAAGCCGGACGTGATTCTGACAGGGTCGACGGTCGAAACCGCGGCGGTTCTTGCCGCCACCAAGACCATTCCGATCGTGTTCGCGACCGCCAACGATCCCGTCGGCAATGGCTTCGTCCAGAGCCTTGCCCATCCCGGCGGCAACGTGACGGGCTTCACCAGCAGCACCGCCGAGATGGGCGGCAAATGGCTTCAGCTCGTCCGTGAGGCGGTGCCGGATATTGCCCGCGCAGGAGCCCTGTACAACCCGTCGACCACACCGCGGGCGGGACGTTTCTTCCTCGACTCGATCGAGCAGGAGGCCACCGAGTGCGGCGTATCCGTCATCCCCGTCCCGATCGACGCACCTGCGGACATCGACGAGGCCTTCAGGCGCTTCGCCGAACAGCCGAAGGGGGCGATGATTGCGCTGGTCGACAGCTTCCTCGTCGTCAACCGGCAGGCCGTCGTTGCGGCGGCCGCCAAATATCGCGTGCCCACGATCTATCCGTTCCATTACTTCATGGATGCCGGCGGATTGATGAGTTACGGGCCGACGCTGGAAGTGCGCTCGGCCGATTACGTCGATCTGATCCTGCGCGGCACCAAGGCCGGCGATCTTCCGGTGCAGTCGCCGCGGAAATACGAGCTCCTGATCAACCGCACGGTCGCCCGAACGCTGGGATTGAGCATTCCCTTCACGCTGCTGGCGCGCGCCGACGAGATCCGCGAGTGA
- a CDS encoding LysR family transcriptional regulator translates to MPKLANGHIRTAEMAKAARTLRYNWDDVIFFLEVARTRNLVRAGQKLKVDHTTVSRRVRELERSLNTTLFKRSKAGFALTEAGLRLLQFAEGMENNANAIIETVVGSEKADAAGAVRIAAMEGIGSMYLTSCMAAFSKAWPSIQVELITDTRLLDMTRREADIFISFFRPKGRRLSVKKIGEFRIFLYASNAYLQRAGVPSDLKDLDNHAFIDFIDEHIHIKENRWLSDILRPAHVVFRSTSLVSQYMAASNGLGIAMLPSYVAAHNKDLRPILPSYFSVRDIWISVHEDLLHIARIKAVMGFLEKRVAADVDHLMSAAHPR, encoded by the coding sequence ATGCCGAAGCTCGCGAACGGGCATATCAGGACGGCCGAGATGGCGAAGGCTGCGCGAACGCTGCGCTACAATTGGGACGACGTGATCTTCTTCCTGGAGGTCGCGCGCACCCGCAATCTGGTTCGCGCCGGCCAGAAGCTGAAGGTCGACCACACCACCGTCAGCCGGCGGGTGAGGGAGCTCGAACGCAGCCTCAACACCACCCTCTTCAAGCGCAGTAAGGCCGGCTTTGCCCTGACCGAAGCGGGCCTACGGCTGCTTCAGTTCGCCGAGGGCATGGAGAACAACGCCAACGCCATCATCGAGACGGTGGTTGGGTCCGAGAAGGCGGATGCCGCTGGAGCGGTGCGAATTGCCGCCATGGAAGGCATCGGCAGCATGTACCTGACGAGCTGCATGGCCGCGTTCAGCAAGGCGTGGCCCTCGATTCAGGTCGAGCTGATTACCGATACACGCCTGCTCGACATGACGCGCCGTGAGGCCGACATCTTCATCAGCTTCTTCCGACCGAAGGGAAGGCGGCTCTCGGTCAAGAAGATCGGCGAGTTCCGGATATTTCTTTACGCCTCCAATGCCTATTTGCAGCGCGCGGGAGTCCCGTCCGATCTGAAGGACCTCGACAACCACGCCTTCATCGATTTCATCGACGAGCACATCCACATCAAGGAAAACCGCTGGCTGTCCGATATCCTGCGGCCGGCCCATGTCGTGTTTCGCAGCACCAGCCTGGTCTCGCAATATATGGCGGCATCGAACGGCCTCGGCATCGCCATGCTGCCGTCCTACGTGGCGGCTCACAACAAGGATCTGCGCCCGATACTGCCGAGCTATTTTTCCGTCCGCGACATCTGGATTTCTGTCCACGAGGACCTTCTCCACATCGCCCGCATCAAGGCGGTCATGGGCTTCCTCGAGAAACGCGTCGCGGCCGATGTCGATCACCTGATGTCGGCGGCGCATCCGCGTTGA
- a CDS encoding hybrid sensor histidine kinase/response regulator: MNEAVDQGPVRTPPGRLFRKYLYSIVALAFAALAISTGFDVWFSYREQKQLLAATQREQAASAAIQIGQFIGQIESQIRWLARLPPELSTNEDQRLNAIRLLRLSPAIAEIAELDSQGIERVRVSRRVADRIGSKADLSASPAFRGANDSRAYYGPVYFFGDTEPYMTLATRGTGRNPDVIVAEVNLRFIWDLVTGIRVGNTGKAYVVDRMGVLIAHPDLWRALQRSDLSGHADVRAALDGVGPPSGGLVKEDLTGQRVLSTYATVPSLGWLVFVELPLSEAYAPIYASISRSTFLLVVLLAGAVLVSLFLSRRMTGPIQLLTQGARRIGSGDLGLRLAIKTGDELEALGDQFNRMAAQLRYSYATLERKVVERTSELEKARDQALAEHDAAERARSAAVAANETKSRFLAVVSHELRTPLNGVMGVLQLLDDGSLGEAQRRHLTTAAASGETLIALVDAILEYARLEASTEALEPRSFRLDQLIETAADLMRPQAFGKGLTFDVACDASVHTSVHGDPVRLNRILLNLIGNAIKFTPSGGIAVNAAADRQAGHILLRITVRDTGIGIAPDMHERIFEDFVQADDSIARRFGGTGLGLAIARRLSRLMQGELTVESTPGTGSTFTFEVPLALAASGVASGALPPPSRPLRVLLVDDDPVNREVGEAILNRLGHHATIATDGASAVALARDQSFDVILMDLHMPDMDGVEAASRIGKLGLPRVPRIIAVTADVSSSARERLAGAGIVQMVSKPILVNALREAIENDPGVEPAAAQLAAGAIIDRHYLDDQKELLGAAQIAKLHHLLQETSDKLIEDIATAAAAGDRRQLARLTHQLGSAAGALGLVRLFERCREVELASSSMSPAECKDAARELAALQKSSMNALNDLLRPLEQPSIK, encoded by the coding sequence GTGAACGAGGCCGTCGACCAGGGACCTGTGCGGACGCCTCCCGGCCGGCTGTTCCGCAAATATCTCTACTCGATCGTCGCCCTCGCCTTTGCCGCGCTCGCCATCAGCACCGGCTTCGACGTCTGGTTCTCCTATCGCGAGCAGAAGCAGCTTCTGGCGGCAACCCAGCGCGAACAGGCCGCCTCCGCGGCGATCCAGATCGGCCAATTCATCGGCCAGATCGAAAGCCAGATCAGATGGCTCGCACGCCTGCCGCCGGAGCTGTCGACCAACGAAGACCAGCGCCTGAACGCCATCCGCCTGCTGCGCCTGTCGCCCGCCATCGCGGAAATCGCCGAGCTCGATTCGCAGGGGATCGAGCGGGTGCGCGTGTCCCGCCGTGTGGCGGACAGGATCGGCAGCAAGGCCGACCTCTCGGCGTCGCCGGCCTTCCGCGGCGCCAACGATAGCCGGGCCTATTACGGGCCGGTCTACTTCTTCGGCGACACCGAACCGTACATGACGCTTGCGACGCGCGGCACCGGCCGCAATCCGGATGTGATCGTCGCCGAGGTCAATTTGCGTTTCATCTGGGACCTCGTCACGGGGATCAGGGTCGGCAACACCGGCAAGGCCTACGTGGTCGACCGCATGGGCGTCCTGATCGCGCATCCCGATTTGTGGCGGGCCCTTCAGCGCAGCGATCTCTCGGGGCACGCCGACGTCCGCGCCGCACTCGACGGCGTGGGGCCGCCCTCCGGCGGGCTGGTCAAGGAGGATCTGACCGGCCAGCGCGTGCTGTCGACCTATGCAACGGTCCCCTCGCTCGGCTGGCTGGTCTTCGTCGAGCTGCCGCTCAGCGAGGCCTATGCGCCGATCTATGCGTCGATCAGCCGTTCGACCTTTCTCCTCGTCGTCCTGCTCGCCGGTGCGGTACTGGTCTCGCTCTTTCTCAGCCGGCGCATGACCGGGCCGATCCAGCTCCTGACGCAGGGCGCGCGGCGGATCGGGAGCGGCGATCTCGGCCTGCGGCTCGCGATCAAGACCGGCGACGAGCTGGAGGCGCTCGGCGACCAGTTCAACCGGATGGCCGCGCAGCTGCGCTATTCCTATGCGACGCTCGAACGCAAGGTGGTCGAGCGCACCTCCGAACTGGAGAAAGCGCGCGATCAGGCCCTCGCCGAGCACGACGCCGCCGAGCGCGCGCGCAGCGCGGCGGTGGCGGCCAACGAGACCAAATCGCGTTTCCTCGCCGTCGTCAGCCACGAGTTGCGCACGCCGCTGAACGGCGTCATGGGCGTGCTGCAGCTGCTCGACGACGGCAGCCTTGGCGAAGCGCAGCGGCGCCATCTCACCACCGCAGCCGCATCCGGCGAGACGCTGATAGCGCTGGTCGATGCCATCCTGGAATATGCGCGCCTGGAGGCCAGCACCGAGGCGCTGGAGCCGCGCAGCTTCCGCCTCGACCAGCTGATCGAAACGGCCGCCGACCTGATGCGTCCCCAGGCCTTCGGCAAGGGACTGACCTTCGACGTCGCCTGCGATGCCTCGGTCCACACCTCCGTGCACGGCGACCCCGTCAGGCTCAATCGCATCCTGCTCAACCTGATCGGCAATGCCATCAAGTTCACGCCGTCGGGCGGGATCGCCGTGAACGCGGCCGCCGATCGGCAGGCCGGCCATATCCTGCTGCGCATCACGGTCCGCGACACCGGCATCGGCATCGCCCCCGACATGCACGAGCGGATCTTCGAGGATTTCGTCCAGGCGGACGACAGCATCGCGCGGCGGTTCGGCGGCACCGGCCTCGGCCTTGCGATCGCGCGGCGCCTCAGCCGCCTGATGCAAGGCGAGCTGACCGTCGAGAGCACGCCGGGCACGGGCAGCACGTTCACGTTCGAGGTGCCGCTCGCCCTTGCCGCGAGCGGCGTCGCATCAGGCGCGCTTCCGCCGCCGTCGCGGCCGCTCCGCGTGTTGCTGGTCGACGACGATCCGGTCAATCGCGAGGTCGGCGAAGCGATTCTGAACCGGCTCGGCCATCATGCCACGATCGCCACGGACGGCGCATCGGCCGTTGCGCTCGCCCGTGATCAATCATTCGACGTCATCCTGATGGATCTGCACATGCCCGACATGGACGGCGTCGAGGCGGCGTCGCGGATCGGCAAGCTCGGCCTGCCGAGGGTGCCGCGCATCATCGCCGTGACCGCCGACGTTTCCTCCAGTGCCCGCGAGCGGCTCGCGGGCGCTGGCATTGTTCAAATGGTCAGCAAGCCGATCCTGGTCAATGCGCTCCGCGAGGCGATCGAGAACGACCCCGGCGTCGAGCCGGCCGCAGCGCAACTCGCCGCGGGCGCGATCATCGACCGGCACTATCTCGACGACCAAAAGGAGTTGCTCGGCGCCGCGCAGATCGCAAAACTGCATCATCTGCTGCAGGAGACCAGCGACAAGCTGATCGAGGACATTGCCACGGCCGCGGCGGCCGGCGATCGCAGGCAACTTGCGCGGCTCACGCACCAGCTCGGCAGCGCCGCCGGCGCGCTCGGCCTCGTTCGCCTGTTCGAGCGCTGCCGCGAGGTCGAGCTTGCGTCCTCCTCGATGTCGCCTGCCGAATGCAAGGATGCCGCCCGCGAGCTTGCTGCGCTTCAAAAGTCATCGATGAACGCGCTGAACGATCTGCTCCGGCCGTTGGAACAACCGTCGATCAAGTGA